A single region of the Pseudomonas sp. GGS8 genome encodes:
- a CDS encoding serine hydrolase translates to MPTLPSPLRLGVPPARLPGRVDTVVDQALADQRLVGAVVLVAKDGELIYRRAAGNSDREAGRAMNEDALFRLASVSKPIVSIAAMVLVAQGRLALDEGIERWLPDFRPCLPDGSMPSITARQLLSHTAGLGYRFFEADDNGPYARAGVSDGMDQSGITLAENLRRLASVPLLYPPGTTWGYSLAIDVLGAVIERVCGQSLDKAVQALVTGPLGMDDTAFVARDASRLAAAYVNGTPAPRRMRNVDVVSAFEGSVGIRYAPARVFDAEAFPSGGAGMVGSAGDFLRLLEALRQGGDPLLPSTLVKEMGSDQTGGLELPNAPGFGFGLGFSVLRDPVAAASPESPGTWRWGGAYGHAWFVDPARGLSVVAFTNTLYEGMSGRFVTDLRDAVYGTVPAEPRE, encoded by the coding sequence ATGCCAACTCTTCCGTCTCCGTTGCGCCTCGGCGTTCCGCCCGCGCGCTTACCCGGCCGTGTCGATACCGTCGTTGATCAGGCGTTGGCCGACCAGCGCTTGGTCGGCGCGGTGGTGCTCGTCGCCAAGGACGGTGAACTGATCTACCGTCGCGCCGCCGGCAACTCCGACCGTGAAGCGGGCCGGGCGATGAACGAGGACGCGCTGTTTCGGCTGGCGTCGGTGAGCAAACCGATCGTCTCCATCGCGGCGATGGTGCTGGTGGCGCAGGGGCGGCTCGCCCTGGACGAAGGCATCGAGCGCTGGCTGCCGGATTTCCGGCCGTGCTTGCCCGATGGCAGTATGCCGTCGATCACGGCGCGGCAGTTGCTGAGCCACACGGCCGGCTTGGGCTACCGTTTCTTCGAGGCCGACGACAACGGCCCCTACGCCCGGGCCGGCGTGTCCGACGGCATGGACCAGTCTGGCATCACTTTGGCCGAAAACCTGCGCCGCCTGGCCAGCGTGCCGCTGCTGTATCCGCCGGGAACCACCTGGGGCTATTCGCTGGCTATCGATGTGCTTGGTGCGGTGATCGAGCGGGTCTGCGGCCAGTCGCTGGACAAGGCGGTGCAGGCGCTGGTGACCGGCCCACTGGGCATGGACGACACCGCCTTCGTCGCGCGCGATGCCAGCCGGCTGGCGGCGGCCTACGTCAACGGCACACCGGCACCGCGCCGCATGCGCAACGTGGATGTCGTGTCCGCCTTCGAGGGCTCTGTTGGAATCCGCTACGCGCCGGCGCGCGTCTTCGACGCCGAGGCGTTCCCGTCTGGTGGTGCCGGCATGGTCGGCAGCGCCGGAGATTTCCTGCGCTTGCTGGAAGCGCTGCGCCAGGGCGGCGATCCATTGCTACCTTCTACCTTGGTGAAGGAAATGGGGAGCGACCAGACCGGGGGACTGGAATTGCCCAATGCGCCAGGATTCGGCTTCGGCCTGGGCTTCTCGGTGCTGCGCGACCCCGTGGCCGCCGCGTCGCCGGAATCGCCGGGCACCTGGCGCTGGGGCGGTGCCTACGGCCACGCATGGTTCGTCGATCCCGCACGCGGCCTGAGCGTGGTGGCTTTCACCAACACCTTGTACGAGGGCATGTCCGGGCGTTTTGTCACCGACCTGCGCGATGCGGTCTACGGTACCGTCCCTGCGGAGCCACGCGAATGA
- a CDS encoding LysR family transcriptional regulator, translating to MDSLNGFTVFVQVAETRSFVEAGRLLGVSASAVGKSVARLEARLGARLFHRSTRSIALTAEGAQFLERSRRILAEIEAAELELSHATTAPRGRLRVSLPLVSSLVLPVLGDFMRQYPEIELDLDFTDRMVDVIEEGFDAVVRTGEPADSRLSARRLGEFQMILVASPEYLEQRGTPQRPADLAEHSCLHYRYPNTGKLEVWPLRIAPDEPELQLPTSMICNNIETRVCFALQGLGIACLPDFAIRDAIADGRLHTVLDPYVQRTGAFHVLWPSGRQVSPKIRVFIDFLSERVFPVAEAKTHQKPKRHVSR from the coding sequence ATGGATAGCCTGAATGGATTCACCGTATTCGTCCAAGTCGCCGAAACGCGCAGTTTCGTAGAGGCCGGCCGTCTGCTGGGGGTATCGGCATCGGCCGTGGGCAAGAGCGTGGCGCGGCTGGAAGCTAGGCTCGGCGCGCGGTTGTTCCACCGCAGCACGCGCAGCATCGCGCTGACCGCCGAGGGTGCTCAATTCTTGGAACGCAGCCGGCGCATCTTGGCCGAGATCGAAGCTGCGGAGCTGGAACTGTCGCATGCCACCACCGCGCCGCGCGGGCGCTTGCGCGTGAGTCTGCCGCTGGTCAGTTCGCTCGTGCTGCCAGTGCTCGGCGATTTCATGCGGCAGTACCCCGAAATCGAACTGGACCTGGACTTCACCGACCGTATGGTCGATGTGATCGAGGAAGGTTTCGATGCCGTCGTGCGCACCGGCGAGCCGGCCGATTCACGGCTGTCGGCGCGGCGGTTGGGCGAGTTCCAGATGATACTGGTGGCCTCGCCCGAATACCTAGAGCAGCGCGGCACGCCGCAGCGGCCCGCCGACCTGGCGGAGCATAGCTGCTTGCACTATCGCTATCCGAACACGGGCAAGCTGGAAGTCTGGCCCCTGCGTATCGCGCCGGATGAGCCGGAATTGCAACTGCCGACCTCGATGATTTGCAACAACATCGAGACGCGCGTTTGCTTCGCGTTGCAGGGACTGGGCATCGCCTGCCTGCCGGATTTCGCCATCCGTGACGCCATCGCCGATGGCCGCTTGCACACCGTGCTGGACCCGTATGTGCAGCGCACTGGCGCCTTCCATGTGCTGTGGCCTTCCGGCCGTCAGGTATCGCCCAAGATCAGGGTGTTCATAGACTTTCTGAGTGAACGGGTGTTTCCCGTCGCTGAAGCGAAGACCCATCAAAAGCCGAAGCGGCACGTCAGCCGATGA
- a CDS encoding alpha/beta fold hydrolase — MELGYVRSGGYLLWWAALGRELPFTTGGSRSEVVIEPRGIHFFLLLTLSIPPSRTEPVIASPAKLLFLPGASGNTRFWHPVAERLAHPAQQVHIGWPGFGDTPPLPGVTGMDDLVARVLAEIDRPTALVAQSMGGIVAVLAALERPELITHLTLTVTSGGVDMSALGAHDWRPDFAAANPTLPSWFLDDRTDLTLRLVELRMPVLLLWGDSDLISPVRVGQRLAQLLPRAELHVFPGADHSLGFTHAAEVARLIERHLACG; from the coding sequence ATGGAGCTGGGCTACGTTAGGTCGGGAGGCTACCTGTTATGGTGGGCTGCTTTGGGGCGCGAGTTGCCCTTCACTACCGGCGGCTCTCGTTCCGAAGTGGTCATCGAACCTCGTGGTATCCATTTTTTCCTCCTGCTGACTCTTTCAATCCCACCTTCAAGGACCGAACCTGTGATCGCATCCCCCGCCAAACTCCTCTTCCTGCCCGGAGCCTCAGGTAACACCCGGTTTTGGCATCCGGTTGCTGAGCGCTTGGCCCACCCGGCGCAGCAGGTCCATATCGGCTGGCCCGGCTTTGGAGACACTCCGCCCTTGCCTGGCGTGACTGGCATGGATGATCTGGTGGCGCGCGTGCTGGCCGAGATCGACCGCCCCACAGCGCTGGTGGCACAGTCCATGGGCGGCATAGTCGCTGTGCTTGCGGCGCTTGAACGCCCTGAGCTGATCACGCACCTGACGCTGACCGTTACCTCTGGCGGGGTGGATATGTCTGCTCTGGGCGCGCATGACTGGCGCCCGGATTTTGCTGCCGCCAACCCGACACTGCCGAGTTGGTTTCTCGACGACCGCACCGACCTCACGCTCCGGTTGGTCGAGTTGCGCATGCCAGTCCTGCTCCTCTGGGGAGATTCTGATCTGATCAGCCCCGTTCGCGTCGGCCAGCGCCTTGCTCAACTGTTACCCCGTGCTGAACTACACGTTTTCCCTGGCGCCGATCACAGTCTGGGCTTTACTCACGCAGCCGAAGTGGCGAGGTTGATCGAGAGACATCTGGCCTGCGGGTGA
- a CDS encoding cytochrome c, whose translation MKCAFLMFIALLTCSSAMASPPDGEKLFQDNCVVCHGPRGTGGSAPKLAGDASEWKSKVFERAVLSGIDDHGKPLKAPMPHWASASFKSDNGVKPGKLEIDAIQKYLHQQK comes from the coding sequence ATGAAATGCGCATTTCTGATGTTTATAGCCCTACTCACCTGCTCATCGGCAATGGCATCACCGCCAGATGGTGAAAAACTTTTTCAAGATAACTGCGTTGTTTGTCACGGGCCTCGAGGCACGGGAGGATCGGCACCTAAGCTGGCCGGAGATGCCAGTGAGTGGAAATCAAAAGTTTTTGAGCGAGCCGTGCTGAGCGGTATCGACGACCATGGGAAGCCTCTGAAGGCGCCAATGCCGCATTGGGCTAGCGCTAGCTTCAAATCTGACAACGGTGTAAAGCCAGGCAAACTTGAAATTGATGCAATTCAGAAATACCTGCATCAGCAAAAGTAG
- a CDS encoding zinc ribbon domain-containing protein, with product MALTPCKSCKHKVDTSAKTCPSCGVANPGVTLVGKIGALVILGIVIALGVLMWTGTSKEKSVEKVSQSADIPKYLITEDEFREGGPRRVQVLLNQRFTDEQLAEVANTIHANSKSNAIRTFIGFRVEGQSNKSYWAQAKFDPDYESTLYGLSVTEYQYLKTLSLKDYPDRIGTWLNDGALGHVMVLYQRDGKYLIDNIFPTGGKNTESYVAQTLPDGGLRLQTPDNAFGQYYVVDAKGTLQGGGENGVYLTLSPHKPAL from the coding sequence ATGGCGTTAACACCTTGTAAGTCCTGTAAACACAAAGTTGATACCTCTGCGAAAACCTGTCCCAGCTGTGGAGTAGCGAACCCTGGCGTTACGTTAGTAGGGAAGATCGGTGCACTGGTAATCCTGGGGATCGTCATTGCTTTGGGGGTCTTGATGTGGACAGGGACTAGCAAAGAAAAATCCGTGGAGAAGGTATCGCAGAGCGCCGACATACCTAAGTATTTGATCACTGAGGACGAATTTCGTGAAGGTGGGCCGCGGCGGGTACAGGTTCTTTTGAATCAGCGATTTACTGATGAGCAGCTAGCTGAGGTTGCCAATACTATTCATGCCAATTCCAAATCTAATGCGATAAGAACTTTCATAGGATTTCGCGTCGAAGGGCAAAGCAACAAGTCGTACTGGGCACAGGCTAAATTCGATCCTGATTACGAAAGCACGCTCTACGGTCTCAGCGTCACGGAATACCAGTACCTGAAAACGTTGAGCTTGAAAGACTATCCGGATCGAATCGGCACCTGGCTGAATGACGGTGCGCTTGGCCACGTGATGGTGCTTTACCAGCGTGATGGAAAATATCTAATCGATAACATATTCCCTACTGGTGGGAAAAATACGGAAAGTTACGTCGCACAAACGCTCCCCGATGGCGGATTGCGCTTGCAGACCCCCGATAATGCTTTCGGTCAATACTATGTTGTTGATGCTAAGGGGACATTGCAGGGGGGGGGAGAAAACGGTGTTTACCTGACTCTGTCTCCGCACAAACCAGCGCTATAA
- a CDS encoding nucleotidyltransferase domain-containing protein gives MERFHPRGIDADGYILTVLNVEVQPQFQDLLVDVRMTLARSEPLLDGIYLYGSVARGDAVPGVSDLDLALVLHSPPTSQDLEMLESKRRTLESRHAEVIKIDFDIGSRSEVLAADNRLSWGYWLKHHCRCLWGNDLTKRFDRFKPSRDIAIAVNGDFESVLTRYADLIDQATTPTQSLRLQREASRKLIRSTQVLRSEQDLMWPQTLEEHVELFVQHFPCMRMQISFFLSQARNPYAKPKEFTTRLHNFLTWMATETG, from the coding sequence ATGGAACGATTCCATCCTCGTGGCATTGATGCAGACGGTTATATCCTCACCGTGCTCAACGTCGAGGTGCAGCCACAGTTTCAGGATTTACTGGTGGACGTTCGCATGACGCTCGCTCGATCGGAACCTCTGCTGGACGGGATTTATCTTTATGGCAGCGTCGCTAGAGGCGACGCTGTGCCGGGGGTTTCTGACCTGGACCTAGCCCTTGTTCTGCACAGCCCTCCTACGTCGCAGGATCTGGAAATGCTGGAGTCGAAAAGGCGCACGCTGGAAAGTCGGCATGCCGAAGTCATCAAGATCGATTTCGACATCGGTAGTCGTTCTGAAGTATTGGCGGCTGACAATCGATTGAGCTGGGGGTATTGGCTCAAGCATCACTGTCGTTGCTTATGGGGGAATGATCTGACCAAACGCTTCGACCGGTTCAAGCCGTCGCGTGATATCGCCATTGCCGTGAATGGTGATTTTGAATCCGTACTGACCCGATATGCCGATCTTATCGATCAGGCGACCACACCGACGCAATCGCTACGCTTGCAACGCGAAGCCTCGCGCAAACTCATCCGGTCAACTCAAGTACTTCGCTCTGAACAGGACCTGATGTGGCCGCAAACACTGGAAGAGCATGTCGAGCTGTTTGTTCAGCATTTCCCGTGCATGAGAATGCAGATCTCTTTTTTCTTGTCCCAGGCAAGGAACCCGTACGCTAAACCAAAAGAGTTTACGACTCGGCTCCATAATTTTTTGACCTGGATGGCTACAGAAACCGGTTAG
- a CDS encoding cytochrome c, with protein MVKNFFQDNCVVCHGPRGTGGSAPKLAGDASEWKSKIFERAVLSGIDDHGKPLKAPMPHWASASFKSDNGVKPGKLEIDAIQKYLRQQK; from the coding sequence ATGGTGAAAAACTTTTTTCAAGATAACTGCGTTGTTTGTCACGGGCCTCGAGGCACGGGAGGATCGGCACCTAAGCTGGCCGGAGATGCCAGTGAGTGGAAATCAAAAATTTTTGAGCGAGCCGTGCTGAGCGGTATCGACGACCATGGGAAGCCTCTGAAGGCGCCAATGCCGCATTGGGCTAGCGCTAGCTTCAAATCTGACAACGGTGTAAAGCCAGGCAAACTTGAAATTGATGCAATTCAGAAATACCTGCGTCAGCAAAAGTAG
- the fabV gene encoding enoyl-ACP reductase FabV — protein sequence MIIKPRVRGFVCVTTHPTGCEANVKNQIDYVTTKGLITGGPKSVLVIGASTGYGLAARITAAFGCGASTLGVFFEREGDEGKLGTAGWYNTAAFHTFAESDGLYAKSINGDAFSDEIKQKTIDVIKRDFGKVDLVVYSLAAPRRTHPKTGEVFSSTLKPLDKAVTLRGLDTDKEVVKDTTLQPAIQSEIDGTVAVMGGEDWQMWIDALHEAGVLADGAKTTAFTYLGEKLTHDIYWNGSIGAAKKDLDQKVLGIRERLAVLGGDARVSVLKAVVTQASSAIPIMPLYLSLLFKVMKAQGTHEGCIEQVYALYKDSLYGHSPVMDEEGRLRADYKELAPEVQDRVKQLWDQVSNDNLYELTDFVGYKAEFLRLFGFGIEGVDYEAEVDPDVKISNLFQA from the coding sequence ATGATCATTAAACCGCGCGTTCGCGGCTTTGTCTGTGTGACTACCCACCCCACTGGCTGCGAAGCCAACGTCAAGAATCAGATCGATTACGTTACTACGAAAGGATTGATCACCGGAGGGCCAAAGAGCGTACTCGTGATCGGTGCATCGACCGGATACGGACTTGCTGCGCGGATAACGGCAGCTTTTGGTTGTGGCGCCAGCACTCTCGGTGTGTTTTTCGAACGTGAAGGCGATGAGGGCAAGCTCGGCACCGCCGGCTGGTACAACACAGCGGCCTTTCACACGTTTGCCGAGTCCGACGGCCTCTACGCCAAGAGCATCAACGGCGATGCTTTTTCCGATGAGATCAAACAGAAGACTATCGACGTTATCAAGCGCGACTTCGGGAAGGTCGACCTGGTTGTTTACAGTCTTGCCGCACCGCGCCGGACACACCCCAAGACGGGTGAAGTATTCAGTTCGACCCTCAAGCCGCTCGACAAGGCCGTGACCTTGCGGGGCCTGGATACTGATAAGGAAGTGGTCAAGGACACCACGCTACAACCCGCGATCCAAAGCGAAATCGATGGCACGGTGGCCGTGATGGGCGGCGAAGATTGGCAGATGTGGATCGATGCCCTGCACGAAGCGGGTGTTTTGGCTGATGGGGCGAAAACGACCGCGTTCACTTATCTGGGCGAAAAGCTGACTCATGACATCTACTGGAACGGCTCCATTGGTGCGGCCAAGAAGGACCTGGATCAGAAAGTCCTTGGTATCCGTGAACGGTTGGCTGTTCTGGGAGGCGACGCGCGGGTCTCGGTATTGAAAGCGGTGGTTACCCAGGCAAGTTCAGCTATCCCGATCATGCCGCTGTACCTGTCATTGTTGTTCAAAGTCATGAAGGCGCAGGGCACACACGAGGGGTGCATCGAGCAGGTCTACGCGCTCTACAAAGACAGCTTGTACGGTCATTCTCCAGTGATGGATGAAGAGGGCCGCCTGCGCGCGGACTACAAGGAGCTGGCTCCCGAAGTCCAGGACCGGGTCAAGCAACTTTGGGATCAGGTCAGCAATGACAACCTTTATGAACTTACTGATTTTGTCGGTTACAAAGCGGAGTTCCTGCGTCTCTTCGGTTTCGGGATCGAAGGGGTTGACTACGAGGCTGAGGTAGATCCGGACGTCAAGATCTCCAACCTGTTCCAGGCTTAG
- a CDS encoding NIPSNAP family protein — translation MITCHVKYLIDPYQIPAFESYSRLWIRLVTRMGGLHHGYFLPAEGANNIAYCLFSFQSLADYERYRKEAETDAECVNAVTLAVEKKFIVSYERSFMRPVLD, via the coding sequence GTGATTACCTGCCATGTGAAGTATCTGATTGACCCTTACCAAATTCCTGCTTTTGAAAGCTATTCACGATTGTGGATCCGGCTGGTGACTCGAATGGGAGGCTTGCACCATGGCTACTTCCTTCCTGCCGAAGGCGCAAACAATATCGCGTATTGTCTGTTCAGCTTTCAAAGCCTCGCGGACTACGAACGCTATCGCAAAGAAGCCGAAACCGATGCCGAATGCGTCAATGCGGTGACGTTGGCGGTAGAAAAGAAATTCATTGTTAGCTATGAGCGTAGCTTTATGCGTCCCGTGCTCGATTGA
- a CDS encoding DUF4157 domain-containing protein produces the protein MPPIITFLVALSVLGLTLVVQAQTNTCPAGEKQVCLNGCICLPDLGQVPDGIYQVAAPALALWLTQARAEAASADIQPIPLHIREQLLRWYAPSVLDAAHYKVDNGQFNAATTMLQNPDVGAVTLIDIILFRDAQAAEQDIVLWAHELKHVQQFQEWGVEGFAQRYTQDFNAVEAPAYAIQAEVRRVVREGAH, from the coding sequence ATGCCGCCCATCATCACATTCCTGGTGGCGCTGTCTGTTCTTGGCCTGACTCTTGTAGTTCAAGCCCAGACCAACACCTGCCCAGCCGGCGAGAAACAAGTGTGCCTGAACGGCTGCATCTGCCTGCCAGATCTGGGGCAGGTGCCTGATGGCATCTACCAGGTCGCGGCACCTGCCCTGGCGCTGTGGCTGACCCAAGCCCGCGCTGAAGCAGCCAGCGCCGACATCCAACCCATTCCACTGCACATCCGGGAGCAACTGCTGCGCTGGTATGCCCCCAGCGTCCTCGATGCCGCGCACTACAAAGTGGACAACGGCCAATTCAACGCCGCCACTACCATGCTGCAAAACCCCGATGTCGGTGCCGTGACGCTGATCGACATCATCCTCTTCCGGGACGCTCAAGCCGCAGAACAGGACATCGTGCTCTGGGCTCACGAACTGAAACATGTGCAGCAGTTTCAGGAATGGGGGGTAGAAGGATTTGCCCAGCGGTATACACAAGATTTCAATGCTGTGGAGGCGCCGGCTTATGCCATACAGGCTGAGGTCAGACGGGTGGTGCGGGAAGGGGCTCACTGA
- a CDS encoding thiol-disulfide oxidoreductase DCC family protein has translation MPASQIRPSPAPLLKPGETVVLFDGVCKLCNGWARFLIRHDRQRRVRLAAVQSPEGQALLAWAGLPVDQFDTMAVIRDRHYWERSDAFFEVIAQLPALWRPVNLLRIFPRTLRDWAYDRIALNRYWLFGKYATCLLPDPDHEQRFLKAPL, from the coding sequence ATGCCCGCCTCGCAAATCCGCCCCTCTCCCGCGCCGCTGCTCAAACCAGGAGAGACGGTGGTCTTGTTCGACGGTGTCTGCAAGCTGTGCAATGGCTGGGCGAGGTTCTTGATTCGCCATGACCGCCAGCGACGCGTGCGGTTGGCGGCGGTTCAGTCACCCGAGGGGCAGGCTCTGCTCGCGTGGGCTGGTTTGCCCGTGGATCAATTCGACACCATGGCGGTGATCCGCGACCGACACTACTGGGAGCGTTCGGATGCATTTTTCGAAGTCATCGCCCAGTTGCCCGCACTCTGGCGTCCAGTGAACCTGTTGCGCATCTTCCCTCGCACGCTTCGAGATTGGGCATACGACCGCATTGCGCTTAATCGTTATTGGCTCTTCGGGAAATACGCCACGTGCCTGTTGCCGGATCCTGATCATGAACAGCGCTTTTTGAAAGCGCCCCTATAA
- a CDS encoding tRNA (adenine(22)-N(1))-methyltransferase TrmK: MNQQTLSMRLERVAAHVPAEARLADIGSDHGYLPVALMRRGAIAVAVAGEVALTPFRSAERTVRENGLDQRITVRLANGLAAIEPGDGITAISICGMGGETIRDILDSGKARLSGQERLILQPNGGEQPLRQWLMENGYRILCEEVLRENRFDYEIIVAERAGPVMYTAEELYFGPLQMQARSPAFLVKWQRLLREKQRTLSNFAQARQAVPEEKVQDVARQARWITDLLA, translated from the coding sequence TTGAACCAACAGACATTGTCCATGCGCCTGGAGCGCGTGGCAGCGCATGTGCCAGCAGAGGCGCGCCTGGCCGATATCGGCTCGGATCACGGCTACCTGCCTGTGGCATTGATGCGTCGCGGCGCCATCGCTGTGGCGGTGGCCGGCGAGGTGGCATTGACGCCGTTTCGCTCGGCCGAACGCACCGTGCGCGAAAACGGCCTGGACCAGCGGATCACCGTGCGCCTGGCTAATGGCCTGGCGGCGATCGAGCCGGGAGACGGGATCACGGCGATCAGCATCTGCGGCATGGGCGGCGAGACGATCCGCGACATCCTCGACAGCGGCAAGGCGCGTCTGAGCGGCCAGGAGCGCCTGATCCTTCAACCCAACGGCGGCGAGCAGCCATTGCGCCAATGGCTGATGGAAAATGGCTACCGCATCCTCTGCGAGGAAGTGCTGCGGGAAAACCGCTTCGACTACGAAATCATCGTCGCCGAACGCGCCGGGCCGGTGATGTACACCGCCGAGGAGTTGTATTTCGGCCCGCTGCAGATGCAGGCGCGCAGCCCGGCGTTCCTGGTCAAGTGGCAACGACTGCTGCGCGAGAAGCAGCGGACCCTGAGCAACTTCGCTCAGGCGCGGCAGGCCGTGCCCGAGGAGAAGGTGCAAGACGTTGCCCGGCAGGCTCGGTGGATCACCGACCTGCTGGCTTGA
- the tssI gene encoding type VI secretion system tip protein TssI/VgrG, producing MFSSANQTPFSLTIDGFEHDFQVLAFTGEEAISRPYLFNVELVSDRSDLDLEGLFDIEAFLTFDTKGNGIHGRVYHIAQSGNGQRLTCYKLALVPHLSYLRHRINRRIYQQFSVPKIVSLILEEHGILGDAYRFHLGSTYPERDYCTQYDETDLHFIQRLCEEEGIHFHFQHSAQGHVLVFGDDQAVFPRIGQHTANRQESARINLRTMGHSYAAYRQAEGQGDQTRLVSGHALEISGHPRQEWNDLWLLTQVIHEGKQPQVLGKNVAHGNTDNDDDFHQGYRNHFMVLPWDVFYRPPLAHKKPQMPSNQTAVIIALEDEEIQSDRRLGRVKVKFPWDREDRFDDKSSCWLGGASNWSCEITPPRTGMEVMVRFLESDPDQPLISGCLCCR from the coding sequence ATGTTCAGCTCAGCCAATCAAACGCCTTTCAGTTTGACAATCGACGGTTTTGAGCACGATTTTCAAGTGCTCGCATTCACCGGAGAGGAGGCGATCAGCAGGCCTTACCTCTTCAACGTGGAGCTTGTTAGCGACCGGTCTGACCTGGATCTCGAAGGCCTCTTCGACATAGAGGCTTTTCTGACCTTCGACACGAAGGGCAACGGCATTCATGGGCGGGTTTATCACATCGCTCAAAGCGGGAATGGTCAGCGTTTGACGTGCTACAAGCTGGCTCTCGTACCGCACCTGTCCTACTTGCGCCACCGCATTAATCGGAGGATCTATCAACAGTTCTCGGTGCCGAAAATCGTCTCCTTGATACTGGAAGAGCACGGGATTTTGGGCGACGCTTATCGGTTTCATCTGGGGTCGACCTACCCCGAACGTGACTACTGCACCCAGTATGACGAAACGGATTTGCACTTTATTCAGCGCTTGTGCGAAGAAGAAGGTATTCACTTCCACTTCCAACATAGCGCTCAAGGCCACGTGCTGGTCTTCGGCGATGATCAGGCAGTTTTTCCCAGGATTGGGCAACACACTGCTAATAGACAAGAGAGCGCCAGGATAAATCTGCGCACTATGGGGCACTCCTACGCGGCTTATCGTCAAGCTGAAGGGCAAGGTGACCAGACCCGGTTAGTCAGTGGCCATGCTCTGGAAATCTCTGGGCACCCGCGCCAGGAATGGAACGACCTATGGCTACTGACTCAGGTCATCCACGAAGGCAAGCAACCACAGGTATTGGGTAAGAACGTCGCCCACGGCAACACTGACAACGATGATGACTTTCATCAGGGTTACCGCAACCACTTTATGGTTCTTCCATGGGATGTGTTTTACCGTCCGCCTTTGGCTCACAAGAAACCTCAGATGCCAAGTAACCAGACCGCTGTGATCATCGCTCTGGAAGACGAGGAGATCCAAAGTGATCGGCGCCTCGGAAGGGTCAAGGTCAAGTTCCCCTGGGACCGCGAAGATAGATTTGACGACAAGAGTAGTTGTTGGCTGGGTGGGGCCTCCAATTGGAGTTGTGAAATTACGCCCCCCCGAACGGGAATGGAGGTCATGGTCAGATTTCTCGAAAGCGACCCCGATCAACCGCTGATCAGCGGCTGCCTGTGTTGCCGCTAA